taatacaatatatatttacaCTTTTCTTGGCACCATTCTTATTATTAGAAGGAGTAAatataacaatatcaataaatataatcatactataattatatcatataatgtaattcaatataTATTTACACTTTTCTTGGCACCATTCTTATTATTAGGAAAAGTAAatataacaatatcaataaatataatcatactataattatatcatataatgtaattcaatatGTATTTACAGTTTTCTtggcaccattattattattaggaggagtaaatataacaatatcaataaataTAGTCATACTATAATTAtatcatataatacaatatatatgtatttacactTTTCTtggcaccattattattattattattattattattattattattaggaaaagtaaatataacaatatcaataaatataatcatactataattatatcatataatataatacaatacatatatttaCAGTTTTCTTggcaccattattattatcatcatcattattattattattattattattattattattattaggagggtaaatataacaatatcaataaatataatcaatatatatatatatatatatatatatatatatatatgtgtgtgtgtgtgtgtgtgtgtatctcagtGGCAACCCTTAAGATACCAATTTGGTACCCTTGTTATTGGTAGTAGTAGTAACAGTagcaaatataacaatataactaAACATAACCATACTATAATACtctaatgcaataataatacagtatataattatataatatataatattagatagCCACTTTCcattataattaattattattattattatttacaataacaatgtaataatatgatACTATATcagtatataatatactatacacacacacacacaattctctGTGACACcccttggcattattattattattagtagtagtattcaatattagagaataataatataaaacaatatcatgTACCACTTAAAATCTATTCATCTTGTATTTAATTCTATCTATGCTACTTTTCTCTTAAAAGAAATACAATTCAAAAAGCAGTCCAAGACAACATGAAAGCTGCCTTAAAATGAATTCCATTGTGGACCCCAAGAAAGTCCTCAATGGAAGGGCTTTGGTCCAACGTCAAGTGGTGGGGAGTTCCACAGCGTTCGAAAGGCAGATACAAAGGCAGACTTACGCAGGACGAAGGCCCAAAGGGCCACGAGGTCTCTCCGGCCACAAGCCATTCTAAAGGACTGAAGCCAAGGAGCCTTGGGTCCTCTTTAAGACACCTTCCCATCCAAGACAAATGGGAGGCACCTGGGCCCAGAGTGGGAGTCACTGGGAGGCAACAGGTGCAAAAGAAATGGTAGGAAATTGCCCTTGAAAATGTACCATGAATACTAAtagggtcaataataataatgatatcagcatggagtttggtttggacaaatgttggacagtggcattgaagaagggaaaaatcattgaaagtgagggcatcaatatgcccaatggccaaacaataaagtgtcaccagccagaggcctataaatatctgggcatattacaacatcaagcatgaacatgtgaaaaccgtggtcagcaaagaatacacacaaagggtcagaaaaattctcaaaagcaagctcaatggaggcaacaccatcaaggccataaacacctgggccatacctgtcataagatatactgctggcatcataaactggacacaggcggaactggacaatttggacagaaaaacaagaaaactcatgaccattcatcattccctgcacccccgcagtgatgttgaccggctatatctgcctcgaagatcagggggcagaggactcttacaagtaaagcaagcagtcaaagaagaagaacatgccctggcagaagatgtcaagcaaagtgaagaacctgctttgattgaagtcaaaaatcagaaactcctcaaagcacagcagacaaaaaaccagtacaagaaaaccgcactgcaaactagagctgacagctggcacaagaaaacattgcatggaaagttccttgacaaaatggaaggaaaagctgataaggagaagacctggttatggctcacaaatgggaccctgaagaaggagacagaaggcctgatccttgcagcccaggagcaagccatcagaacaaaggcaattcaggccaagattgaaaaatcagctgatgacccaaaatgcagactgtgcaaggaaaccgacgaaaccatggatcatatcctcagctgttgtaagaaaatcgcacagacagactacaaacagaggcacaactatgtggcccaaatgatccattggaacttatgcctcaagtcccacctcccagcagcaaagaactggtgggatcacaaacctgcaaaagtattggaaaatgagcacgcaaagatactgtgggacttccgaatccagactgacaaagttctggaacacaacacaccagacatcacagttgtggaaaagaaaaaggtttggatcattgaagtcgccatcccaggtgacagtcacattgacgaaaaacaagaggaaaaactcagccgctctcaggacctcaagattgaacttcaaagactctggcagaaaccagtgcaggtgatgggcacactgggtgccgtgccaaaagatctcagccggcatttggaaacaatagacattgacaaaattacgatctgccaactgtaaaaggccaccctgctgggatctgcgtgcatcatccgaaaatacatcccacagtcctagacacttgggaagtgtttgacttgtgattttgtgatatgaaatccagcatgtctatcttgtttgctgtgtcataaaataaaataataatgaaataataatgaaataataaataatcaaataaGATGACTACTCATACCCAAATAATAACTAACAAGGAAGTAACAACCATCCAAGAAGGCTGCTACTaataatcaaataataacaacaactagcaATGAAATAGTAAATAATCAAAGAAGATTGCTACTAATAGATAAACATAatcaaacaataataacaaaaaattaaaGAATAATGTATCGTCAAATAAGACTGGTACTGCCATTACTATTATGTACTCCTACTAATGGATaatcaaatagtaataataataacataaatatGGCTACTATTACTAACACTGCTAGTGATAAAGTTTCCAAACAATGCATATGGAAATCAATTCattcacatatatgtgtgtgttatatctagttgttaataaataaataataaataaaaataaatgtgagaCTCCATAACCTTGTAATGTACTTAGAGAAGGAAGTCATggaactctgggatttgtagtttgaggagaTGCTGGCCCtagctcaccaaactgcaaatcccatgagtGTAAATGGCCTCAGAACGTTATCCCTGGGGCAACATAAAGGCCGttggaataattttaaaaaatatttcctggCCCCCTTGTGGGATATATAGTTCTGCAAGGGACTTAGACCTGGATGTTTAGGGGCTTTCCAGTTTCAAGAACCTTTGGGGGAGATTCCATCCCAGAGATGTCCCTTGAAAACCCTTCCGACAGAGAGAGGCTTTGTAGGGCcagctaaactacaaatcccagggtttgaTGAGCATTGATATGAGTCATAAGTGTATGTATCATAAGGCTTTGGGAATGTTATTAATCATAGTATTGCTATTTATACCCAGCTTTCCTCTCTTCAACAAGGCTCAACTGtggagtacaactcccagaacccccgTTTCGAGCCAATCCACGGACAATGAAGTCACATACACAAACAGTCATGTTTCAGGGCTTTATTATGAGGATTTTGGGGGACATTCCCCTTGGCTTGGATAGTCCGTGGCCGTTGCTTCTCCAGTTGCCCAGGCCTTGTTTTGTAGAAGCAGGAGCCCAATAAGAGGAGGGGTGAAGTGGCCATTTCCCCGACGGACGGCGGCATCACAcctgaaaaaaagaggaagaagtgtGGGAAGAAGAACACCGTCACCAGATGCTCACTTTCCAATAGCTGGCTAGAGAAAGTCAAGTAGAGGATGGGTGAAGATGTAGTTTGCTCTAGATTACAGTCAAGAGGATCATCAATAGGATCATGAGGAACATCTAGAGAGACCCGATTGACCAAAGCTGGTCTACGTGATGGCCATGAGGAATATATTATCCAAGGTTGGTCTGCATTGTGGCCACGAGGGACATCTAAAGGAACCATAACAACCAAGGTTGATCTACATTGTGGACCTGAGGAACATAGAGGGACCATAATTCCAGGTTGGTCTACATTATGGAGCTGAGGCAAAGTCTCACCTGGCCTTTGGGTCTCCTCCGGAGGGCAAAGGAGCTGTTGGCAACCCACTCGTAATGCCCGGCGTTCGGAGACCGTCTCCGAACGGTCACTTGGCCCACCCCCATCTCGGATGCCAACCTTGGAGAACCTGAAGCAGGATGAGAAGGGAGAACTTGGAGGCCGGATGGAGAGGGGAGAAAGGGCCCCGACTCGGCCTTGAACGGGCACCGCACCTTTGAGGCCCCGCTTGTGCCGAAAGCTGGGCGGTTGGCACACTGAGTCACAGCATTGGCAGAAGGGACTGTTGAGATCATCCAAGAGTTCCCAcctaagaagaaaggaagaaggtccACCTGGAGGTCGTCTTCTCTGCACTTGGAGGGCATCCATGTTATCCAGCAATAGCACTCGAATCCCTCTTTAATGGCCCAGCTCTATTttatgggatgctgggatttgtagtttggtgcccCCATTAGAGAAGAGCTGTCAGTTCAGGGCAGCGAACCAGAGCAATGGTGCTCCAccttgggttctccagatgtctcATACTACTTTGGACTTTAGCAAGCAAGAGATAATTCTACGTACaccccaaactacaaaacccatggCAGCCAAGGTTATGGAAATGTGGACTCAGGGTCAAAGGAGCATTACCGCTTGAGGTCCCGATGAAAGGAACACGCTTTCCTGGTGGGGTGAGCGAGGATGTTGGGGTCCCAGGCTGAAATCCGGCAATGGAGGTAGACCTGGAAAAGGGGAAGTCCACATTCCCCATCAGCTCCAAGGCCCCAGGCATCCCTCTTCCATACAATGGTCAGTAGAGACCCTCTTGACCTTCCTCAGGTCTACGCCATGGCTGTGAGGAACATCTGGAGAACCTCCCGTTGTCCCCAGACCACACAAGGCTAGGCTCTAAGGGGCTTTGATGTCTTCCGTCCATGTACTTACATCATTGTGAAGGCCAAGAAATTCAAAGGCTTGCAAAGAGAGGCGGAGGGTTCCAGGGGTTCTTCTTGGGAGAAACTGTGAATCGGCCCCCTTGCCGTCCACAAAGCACCTGCCCCGAGACAAAAGAAGGCGCCTTTGAGTGGCTGAATGAGGAAGGAAGCTGAATTCGCCACAGAAGGGGAAAGGAATCCAAAGCATATCTTGAGATGGACCCTTGGATGCCTCCTCCAAAGTTCAGGCTAAACCCCGGAGTGGATTCACAGCTCTGCCAGCCAGGACAGATGCCCCTAAGTGTCCACTCACCCATAGTTGGCAATAACGGTATAATTCCTGAGGGACCGGCTCAGTTCTGGAGATGTCGCTGCCACACATTCGTCAACAAAGACCCTCAAGGGCTGGTGGAAGGAGGCCTTCACCCCAAACTCCAGGTGGATCTGTGAGCCTAGGAGGAAGGCTGCCGAGGCGGAGGGGGCACGGAAGTCCTCTGTGGAAGGAACCGGTGCCAGGGACTTAGGATGGGCATTGCCAGCTCCTGTCCCTCAAGGAGCTTTCCCTTACCTTTCATGAACGTTGCCGTGAACACCAGCCCACCGGATGCCAAGAGCTGGCCCTTCACCGATGTCACCTGTGCTGGAACCCATGGCTCGGACCTAGAAGGCACAAAAGGGGAAGGCACAAAAGGGGGAGACCCAAGGAGGTGTACCCAAGGACACCCCTTCCCAACATCCCCATGAAACCCCCTTGAAAGAGCCTGGCAACATTGGGCACAAGGACCCAAGGCTTACCCGTAACGGGTGCAGTTGATCCGCTCTGTGAACGGGCGGTTATAGAGTCCGCTCTGGCTGTACAGGGGGCTGTGGACCAGGTAGGCGGAGTACTCCACCATCTTGACAGACCTCTGCAAGAACCCAAAATAATGTCCTCAAGATGCCCAAGGAACCCTCCGTGGTTTGAGAGTTCGCCTACAGCGCCCATTGCCGTAATCGCACACAACCCAACACACACCCTCCCCAAGGTTGGGGATGTTCCTCATGGCCATGATTTAGACCAAACTTGATCAGTAGAGTCCCTCTTGACGTCCCTCTGGTCTACATCATGCCCACAAGGAAGATCTGGAGGATCACACCGACCAAGGTTGGGCTACTTATGACTATGAGGACCATCtacagggaccacattgaccaaggTTGGTCTACATGATGGCCACGAGGAACAAAGGGACCATATTGACCAAGGGTGGGCTACATTCAGGACAAGGAACATCTAGATGGACCATATTAACCAAGGCAGAGCTATAGCATGGCCATAAGGAAGCTCTGGAGATCTCCAGGCCATGCATAGCCCACCGAAGCAAGCCCCTCCCCATTCGCCCACTGGGTCTGAGGGCCCAAGGTGGGCTCCCCTCCCATCGCCAGGCCTTTGGCCACTCACTCACCAGCCGAGCAAAGCCACACTCAGTCAGGCGGTACTCAAAGTGGAAGAGGCGCTGCTGGGCGTTGGCGGAGGACGGGGGACAGGTGCCCAGGCGCAGGTCCTGGGGGTCCAGCTCCATCCCGGTGCCCCATGGGTCCATTGGAAGCACAAGGTGGACGCTGGTCTGGTTGCACTCATACAGCACCGAGGTGGAGGGCACtacgggaaggagggaggggagatgATAGCAGCTGTAGTCCAAGGCAGCCCCTTCCCCAGCCTTGAGGCAATGGTTTTGGGGAGCTTTGAGGAGGCCAATGCCTGTCCCCTTCTTACCTCTCTGAGCCACAGCGAGCGCCAGGCTGCAGGCCAGGCCCACCAGGCCCATCACACCAGACTCCATCTTGGTccttcctgctttccttccttccttccttcttttctcctttaagccctggAAGAAGTCAGGCTCTCTGCCCCAGCTGTGCCTTGGCCCTTTCTGCTTCCCAGTCTGACCCAGGTGCTGGGCATTCTGGCCCAATCAGCTTCCCTTCCAGCAGGCTGAGGAGGCAGCAgcaggactccaactcccatcaccccATGTCAAACTCAAGCAAGGCTGATAGAAAGAAATGGCTCTGGTTCCTTGCGGGGTCTGGTTGCCGGCCTCCAGGTCCTGGTGGGCTATGCTGCTGGGGGAGGATGGGAGCTCTTCCCTCgcctgcactctgcacatgctcaggggtgCTGTCCCTTTCTGTGTAGGGCTCCTCAAACCAAGAGTTGCAACAGCTGCAAATGGTTCAGGAAAAGACCACTGGCTCACACTGGGATTCTTGTTCCTGGGTCAGGAATGTTCTTCTTTCCAGGAGAGGAGGCCTTCCTTCCCTTTGAGCAACACAGGGATTGCTTACAGGCATGCTTCAGGCAGGACTGGGAATggtttgactacaactcccagcattccttatctCCACCTGGGTTTGTAGGGACTGCAATTAAACCACTCACCCTGCCCCCCACTGAGAACTGTATTTGCCAACCTCTGTTTCAAGTTCTTGCAATATTTGATAATGAGATGTCTTTATATCCCTGTCACTCTATGCATTCCCGAGGGCTTTCCGAGCCAAGGGAGTGCGGAAAGAGAGCCTGGTCTTTGCTGGTGGGAGACCGCCAGCAAAGACCAGGCTCTCTTTCCGCACTCCCTTGGCTGCAgcccaaccagggctgaccctgcttagcttccaaaacaaGGCCTTTGGGGTATTGTTTTCACCTCAGTGGCAATGCCATAGAGGACTCTCCAGAGCCTGTTCCTTCCCCTGATATACCTTGgtcggcctcccatccaagtcccaACCAGGGctgtccctgcttagcttccg
This genomic interval from Anolis carolinensis isolate JA03-04 chromosome X, rAnoCar3.1.pri, whole genome shotgun sequence contains the following:
- the LOC103280524 gene encoding zona pellucida sperm-binding protein 3; this encodes MESGVMGLVGLACSLALAVAQRVPSTSVLYECNQTSVHLVLPMDPWGTGMELDPQDLRLGTCPPSSANAQQRLFHFEYRLTECGFARLRSVKMVEYSAYLVHSPLYSQSGLYNRPFTERINCTRYGSEPWVPAQVTSVKGQLLASGGLVFTATFMKEDFRAPSASAAFLLGSQIHLEFGVKASFHQPLRVFVDECVAATSPELSRSLRNYTVIANYGCFVDGKGADSQFLPRRTPGTLRLSLQAFEFLGLHNDVYLHCRISAWDPNILAHPTRKACSFHRDLKRWELLDDLNSPFCQCCDSVCQPPSFRHKRGLKGSPRLASEMGVGQVTVRRRSPNAGHYEWVANSSFALRRRPKGQV